A region from the Nitrososphaera sp. genome encodes:
- a CDS encoding arsenate reductase ArsC codes for MKPETSPPQTERTILFVCVENAGRSQMAEGFFNARYAPKGYRAISAGTRPASQINPAAIQAMKEVGIDISRQKSKTISGEMINKSSKAVNMGCMDKDECPMLFVSNIVDWQIEDPKGKPIEKVREIRDEIEKRVREIAESLAS; via the coding sequence ATGAAGCCTGAAACGAGTCCGCCACAGACTGAGCGAACAATTCTATTCGTGTGCGTTGAAAATGCCGGAAGGAGCCAGATGGCTGAAGGCTTTTTCAATGCCAGGTATGCCCCGAAAGGGTACAGGGCAATAAGCGCAGGGACAAGGCCCGCGTCACAGATTAACCCCGCTGCGATTCAGGCAATGAAGGAAGTCGGCATCGACATCAGCAGGCAAAAATCAAAGACTATTTCTGGCGAGATGATTAACAAATCCTCAAAGGCAGTCAACATGGGATGCATGGACAAAGACGAGTGCCCGATGCTTTTTGTCAGCAACATTGTCGACTGGCAAATTGAGGACCCAAAGGGTAAGCCCATCGAAAAGGTCCGTGAGATAAGAGACGAGATAGAAAAAAGAGTAAGGGAAATTGCAGAAAGCCTCGCCAGCTAG
- a CDS encoding aquaporin has product MQKASPARFSIAQKRFIAEVIGTFIVVVLATGSVVLDAKAGGTLGLPFVAIAPLVGVAVGVYLFGKISMAHFNPAVSLAFLISRHITKRQLVYYLAAEIIGALLASLFVKSVIGTEADLGANAPNYSFPLPVIFGIEVLASAFLMTMIFIVVYTKGLRGFGGIAIGCVVALDIFFLAFISGASMNPARSLAPALLSGALSNLWLYWTATFVGMSIVAFAFRKKFV; this is encoded by the coding sequence TTGCAGAAAGCCTCGCCAGCTAGATTTTCAATCGCGCAAAAAAGGTTCATTGCCGAAGTCATTGGCACTTTTATCGTAGTGGTGCTTGCGACCGGCTCAGTGGTCCTGGATGCAAAGGCAGGCGGCACGCTGGGCCTTCCTTTCGTAGCGATTGCCCCGCTTGTCGGCGTTGCAGTCGGAGTCTACCTGTTTGGAAAAATTTCAATGGCGCACTTTAACCCTGCAGTATCGCTTGCGTTTTTGATAAGCAGGCACATTACAAAGCGGCAGCTCGTCTATTATCTTGCCGCGGAAATCATTGGCGCCCTGCTGGCAAGCCTGTTTGTCAAGTCAGTAATCGGAACGGAGGCAGACCTCGGAGCAAACGCTCCCAACTATTCGTTTCCGCTGCCGGTGATTTTCGGGATCGAGGTGCTGGCTTCAGCGTTTCTCATGACCATGATATTCATTGTTGTATATACAAAGGGCCTGAGGGGATTCGGAGGGATTGCGATCGGATGCGTTGTCGCGCTGGACATCTTTTTCCTTGCCTTTATTTCAGGCGCCTCGATGAACCCGGCGAGATCGCTTGCCCCGGCGCTTCTTTCAGGAGCCCTATCAAACCTGTGGCTCTACTGGACTGCAACTTTTGTCGGCATGTCAATCGTTGCATTTGCGTTCAGGAAGAAATTTGTCTGA
- a CDS encoding DNA-directed DNA polymerase II small subunit: MALQSEIFNALSYAASKGYRIHPDAFAMLKGLDADVLKMIQEIIKSKSRKKDGVIFIEDIKGALTPKAQEAAVEIHAPQVFGSAEQDSLACTVLLDPTPKVNTGEGVPGYTALFRSRFEKSMKILSQRPDSRRIVKVASVKQTMRNGKLQLGNENPRGEHPNGNNLSGGSIIVAGLVMFRRAKKNGAVDLEIDDYTGVLTASAISDEAKRQVSSLSMDQLVMLELENAKGVPGLAIRSAVSPDIPDHLPNRSRSESYAVLISDLHVGSKFFMRAEFLKFLEWLSSTDDDIIRKIRYLCVGGDLIDGIGIFPNQDKELLELDTAKQMAHAAEVLSKVPKHIKMLVIPGNHDPGRRALPQPALPGIEAEGLRRLENCVMLGNPAFVQLDGVKILMYHGQSLDDVIATTPGLSYSRPAEAMKVLLKARHLAPMYGGRTPIAPESEDMMVISEVPDIFHSGHVHVTDIQNYKGTLVVNSGAWQSQTKFQQTMGIMPTPGIAIMVNLATLQPTMQDFVADRESIAFNAGAQAK; this comes from the coding sequence GGCCTTGACGCCGACGTCCTCAAAATGATCCAGGAGATAATCAAGTCCAAGAGCAGGAAAAAGGACGGCGTGATTTTTATCGAGGACATCAAGGGCGCCCTCACCCCAAAGGCGCAGGAGGCCGCTGTCGAGATCCACGCACCGCAGGTGTTCGGATCTGCCGAGCAGGACTCGCTTGCCTGTACTGTTTTGCTTGATCCAACTCCCAAGGTGAATACTGGGGAGGGAGTGCCGGGCTATACGGCGCTTTTCCGCAGCAGGTTTGAAAAATCAATGAAAATTCTATCGCAGCGGCCGGACAGCAGGCGCATTGTCAAGGTTGCGTCTGTCAAGCAGACAATGAGAAACGGCAAGCTGCAGTTAGGGAATGAAAACCCAAGAGGAGAGCATCCTAACGGGAACAATTTATCTGGCGGGTCGATAATTGTCGCCGGCCTCGTGATGTTCCGCCGCGCCAAGAAAAATGGCGCAGTAGATCTGGAAATTGACGACTATACCGGAGTGCTGACTGCAAGCGCTATCAGCGACGAGGCAAAGCGCCAGGTGTCGTCGCTTTCAATGGACCAGCTGGTAATGCTCGAGCTGGAAAACGCAAAGGGCGTTCCGGGGCTTGCAATCAGGAGCGCAGTTTCTCCGGACATACCGGACCACCTGCCAAACAGGAGCAGGTCCGAGTCGTACGCCGTTCTCATCTCTGACCTGCATGTCGGGAGCAAGTTCTTCATGCGCGCCGAGTTTCTAAAGTTCCTTGAGTGGCTCTCGTCAACGGATGACGATATCATCCGCAAGATACGGTACCTGTGCGTCGGCGGGGACCTGATCGACGGCATCGGGATATTTCCAAACCAGGACAAGGAGCTTCTGGAGCTTGATACAGCCAAACAAATGGCGCATGCAGCAGAGGTCCTATCAAAGGTGCCAAAGCACATCAAGATGCTCGTTATCCCCGGCAACCACGATCCCGGCAGGAGAGCGCTTCCCCAGCCCGCGCTCCCGGGAATCGAGGCTGAAGGCCTGCGGAGGCTCGAGAACTGCGTGATGCTCGGCAACCCGGCATTTGTGCAGCTTGACGGGGTAAAGATACTGATGTACCACGGCCAGAGCCTTGACGACGTTATTGCAACAACCCCGGGGCTGAGTTACAGCAGGCCTGCGGAGGCGATGAAGGTGCTTCTCAAGGCAAGGCACCTGGCACCAATGTACGGCGGCAGGACCCCGATTGCGCCAGAATCCGAAGACATGATGGTGATAAGCGAGGTGCCGGACATATTCCACTCGGGCCACGTGCACGTGACTGACATCCAGAACTACAAGGGCACGCTGGTAGTCAACTCGGGCGCATGGCAGAGCCAGACAAAGTTCCAGCAGACGATGGGAATAATGCCCACGCCTGGCATTGCAATAATGGTCAACCTTGCGACGCTGCAGCCCACCATGCAGGACTTTGTCGCGGACAGAGAATCAATAGCGTTCAATGCCGGCGCGCAAGCCAAGTGA